From the genome of Salvia splendens isolate huo1 chromosome 7, SspV2, whole genome shotgun sequence:
GAATGAAATAGAGTTTGTTTGGGTGGGAGTATTTTACTAGCGCACACTGAaatttgaatatgaaaattCTTTTCCTTTAAAATACATGTGGGCTCACATTGAGTCAATAAATCAAactttattattagtattattgttattttttttatacacaaatgaatataaattcaaaAGACGGCATCACagtattattgttattattattactattcgTGAATATCAAAATACAGTAAATGAAACAAGTAGTAACATTTGAAGTTCGAACAGAGTGTAGGAAATTTTTTAGTTGAAAGACTCCATGACCATAAGTGGCTTGGCTATAACATATAAAATCATGAAATAATGGAAAGGTGATGATATGAAACATTAGCCAAAGGCTCAATACTCAGCTAGAACCTTCTGCCAGGATGGCCTAGCCATGATATCGGCCACCCAAGCAGCCACGTGAGGGCGGGCGTCGAAAACCGCCTTAACCGGCGAGGCCATAAGATACTTCAAGgtggggaggtggtggaggtcAGCCAGAGAGAAGGCCTCCCCACCCAAGTATTTGGAGTGGGCGAGGCGGGCCTCATACACGTCAAGAACCTTAGCCAGCTCGGCCTCTTGAGCCTTGACAACATCATCATCTGTTGCCATTCCCAACATGGGCTTGATTCCCAGCTCCCACGTCAGCTTCGCCGCTGGTGGCTCATACCTCTGAGCCTCCACCTCCGCCCAAACGTCCTCCACAGCTGAGGATACTAGTGGAATGCCTTTCCCGGCGTATGAATGCGCGATGTACCGAGTGATTGCCCTCGATTCTGCATAAAAACTAGTTACATAAATACTCTCCTCTATCAGAGAATTCAAAAAATGTGCAAGCAATATATAAGTGCAGCTCATattccattagtatgaggcctttcgGAAGTTTTGTGAGGACTTAGACCAAAGCAAACGAAATCATGCTAATGTGAGTTCAGGTATACATAGACGAACCCAGTCACACACATGGCAATGCTACTAGTTGTGTAATTAatccagagagagagagagagagagagagagagagagagagagagagagagagagagagagtttacCGAAGAGGTTGAGGTCTCCATCTTGAAAGGCCGGGATTTGACCGAAGGGCTGCAGAGAGGAAAAGATGAAAGATGTTAGCTATATTAGATGTTTGAAGACATGATCAGTAGAACAGTttgataaaaaaagataaataaataaaacatgataaGAACACGCATTTTTCATCAAATAAGTCCAAGGAAAAGAAAGATGAATTACATTGAGGGAAAGAAAAGAATCCAGCTTGTGGTGGCCAGAGCGAAGGTCGACGGGGATAAACTCGTAGTCAAGAGATTTCTCAGTAAGGCAAACACGAACTCTCAACGTTGCAGTCGAGAAGACGCTGCCATGGACTTTTATGGTCATTGAAGATATAAGATGATTTGCTCTAATTGAGATGTTTGCTGTGGCCTGTGGGAGATATGGGCCGGTTATTTATAGTAGTTTAATACTCCTCCACATTGGAAGTGGGACCTACTAAAATCTGCTTAATTTTGGCATTTTGCTTCTAAGTTTTACTATCAAATAGATGAAAATTCCGAATTGTTTTATATGTAGGTATTGCATGTGTGCATATGTCACACATGTTGACTAATTACATAAGTGCATATGTCATATATATACCTTCCTCAAAAAGTTGACTTTTCAAAAGGAATCATATCTATATAGGAGTATCTTTCTTCTAACTTAATTAGGGAAATCATATTCAAAGTGTAAGTAACTTTGTAGTACAATAATAAGCAAGATATAATAGTATTATCTCAGAGAAATGGAAGAGGGGATTAGTAAGCTCCATTGAAATCGAACATCTATGATACatatatgattaattaattgattatcTCAAAGCATCTTTCGTGTCGTATTGAGGAAGTTGGGTGACAATGATATTTATATATGGACAACCAGTAGTGGCGCCAATAGTTGTGGGCACTACATGTTTATATTGATTTCAACCGAATAATTTGATATCAAATCTCTTTTTGAATCAATAATACAATAACCTTATTTCTACACaatcatatactccatataatacTGCTATGTACGGTTAGTGATAAATTAAGGTCTTCATGGCATTTTATGAGATTAATTTCACTTTATTACGTTTTATACCCAAGCTCACATTCCATATAAAATTAATGCTTCTAAATTCCTAATATTTTTTCGTCAATCTACGTGATTTACGTTAATTATATTATTGCATATATAAATGTTAAAACGATCTCAATTAAATGATGCTAGTATACTTAAATAAATTATGGAGTATGATCGAATAATTTAGGGAATGCTATATCCagtttattttaccaattttagtTTTGAAAAAATACACACGAACTTACTTTTTTGTTTATTCGGCAAAActttatctttttcatatttttttataatatgggttgaacttttttctaaaaatttacTTAGTTCAATGTTGTTCTTGAATTTTGAATTGCATTACATCATTCGATTTTCATTTAATATTTCTGGTAACTTTAAAAACACCTCTAAACatgggtgtttttatatttctagtacttcatagaatataaatatgATCAGAaatctttgtctatataatcaTGTTTGAcgtttttttttactattttcaaactaatttctctttttccattttttcacgTAGAGAGCGGGCCAGCCCGAGAAGGCGAGGTCGTGGTGCTTGAAAATGTCACGGGATTTGTCGGCGGATGAGACGACTAGGTCTGGTTGGAATCTGAGGTGTAAGAACATGAGATTGCCGTGGGtttgggagagtttttggaggGAACGGTGCGGGTAGACATGATCGAGAGTTTTGGGAGTGGAGTCAATTGGGGGTGGAATGAATTGGAATTATCAACATAAGTAAATTAGTACAACATAAAAAATGCAGTACTACAATC
Proteins encoded in this window:
- the LOC121811098 gene encoding glutathione S-transferase PARB-like, which produces MTIKVHGSVFSTATLRVRVCLTEKSLDYEFIPVDLRSGHHKLDSFLSLNPFGQIPAFQDGDLNLFESRAITRYIAHSYAGKGIPLVSSAVEDVWAEVEAQRYEPPAAKLTWELGIKPMLGMATDDDVVKAQEAELAKVLDVYEARLAHSKYLGGEAFSLADLHHLPTLKYLMASPVKAVFDARPHVAAWVADIMARPSWQKVLAEY